Proteins from one Aminivibrio sp. genomic window:
- a CDS encoding transglycosylase domain-containing protein — MARVSSSPSERDPSPPPRRNGKPPKRRSLLKSLFLVFFFLFLLAGATVSVFVALYLRDIAEDLPTATEMLAYKANVASVIYDRNGEPVARLFTENRQPVALRNISPWVIKATLAAEDSSFYQHGGIRLLSIGRAFIENLLNRGVKQGGSTITQQLARNLFLTQERTLERKAKEVILSIRMEQLFTKDRIMEMYLNTIYFGHGAWGVDTAARTYFGKPSSEITLPEAAILAGLIAAPGRYSPLSNFENSKGRQRYVLDRLLALGWINERERDEAYAAELEFKHIPNKVQEFNKAPYFVAHLLFNELLPKYGPDLVYSGGMEIHTTLDLKMQEAAEKAMKGLKSQGAIVGMDPETGEVLAMVGGHDFAKSKFNRATQAFRQPGSGFKPVVFASAFESGLLPTDHFLDMKIEYEKKGPNMTVWAPENYSGNFRGEVTLEYALIHSINTVAVRLIDYVGARNILTTARNLGITSPHVPADLSLALGTASVTPLEMAVVFSAFANNGKTVTPLMIREIRSGNGDVLETRSPFSTRGISPETAVTVRSMLIDAVRSGTGTRALLKDRETFGKTGTTNDYSDAWFLGGVPGLTAVVYAGNDDHKPLAKKGATGGVIAAPVWKAFVEEAVKGRDLPQQFSIPEDADVESVKICRTSGFRAINGCSAVTIFMRKNAAPQTDCPIHGGDMYASSLDPNAPRLILVHNDSDIYASSGLYTDAGAAPPLETGPVKVSKPTGPSEAVAPSDMAYKDPNPADSVEEKYQKLLKQYGITN; from the coding sequence ATGGCCCGAGTATCAAGCTCACCTTCCGAGAGAGACCCGTCGCCTCCGCCACGACGGAATGGGAAACCGCCGAAGAGAAGGTCCCTTCTGAAGTCGCTTTTCCTTGTATTCTTTTTCCTGTTTCTGCTGGCCGGAGCGACTGTTTCTGTTTTTGTGGCCCTGTACCTGAGGGACATTGCGGAAGACCTGCCCACGGCCACGGAGATGCTGGCTTACAAGGCGAACGTGGCAAGCGTGATCTACGACCGGAATGGAGAACCGGTCGCACGGCTGTTCACCGAGAACCGTCAGCCTGTGGCGCTGCGAAACATCTCCCCGTGGGTCATCAAGGCAACACTGGCGGCGGAAGACTCCTCATTCTACCAGCACGGAGGCATCCGTCTTCTTTCCATTGGCCGTGCGTTTATTGAAAACCTCTTGAACCGGGGGGTCAAGCAGGGCGGAAGCACCATCACCCAGCAGCTTGCCCGGAACCTGTTTCTTACCCAGGAGCGGACTCTCGAACGGAAGGCCAAGGAGGTTATCCTTTCCATCCGGATGGAGCAGCTTTTTACCAAGGACCGGATCATGGAGATGTACCTGAACACCATCTACTTCGGACACGGCGCCTGGGGGGTGGATACGGCGGCCAGAACGTACTTCGGGAAACCGTCATCCGAAATCACCCTTCCGGAGGCCGCCATTCTGGCGGGATTGATTGCCGCTCCGGGGAGGTACAGCCCCCTGTCGAACTTCGAGAACTCGAAAGGACGGCAGAGGTACGTGCTGGACAGGCTGCTTGCCCTGGGATGGATAAACGAAAGGGAACGGGACGAGGCCTACGCCGCAGAGCTTGAGTTCAAGCACATACCCAACAAGGTGCAGGAGTTCAACAAGGCCCCCTATTTCGTGGCCCACCTGCTGTTCAACGAGCTGCTGCCGAAGTACGGTCCCGACCTGGTGTACTCGGGGGGAATGGAGATCCACACTACCCTCGATCTGAAGATGCAGGAGGCCGCGGAGAAGGCAATGAAGGGGCTGAAGAGCCAGGGAGCCATCGTGGGGATGGACCCCGAGACGGGGGAAGTGCTGGCCATGGTAGGCGGACACGATTTCGCCAAGAGCAAGTTCAACCGGGCGACCCAGGCCTTCCGGCAGCCAGGTTCCGGCTTCAAGCCCGTCGTGTTTGCCTCGGCCTTCGAGTCCGGGCTGCTGCCCACGGACCACTTCCTTGACATGAAGATCGAGTACGAGAAAAAGGGGCCGAACATGACGGTGTGGGCGCCGGAGAATTACAGCGGCAATTTCAGAGGCGAGGTGACCCTGGAGTACGCCCTGATTCATTCGATAAACACGGTGGCCGTTCGGCTGATCGACTATGTGGGAGCCCGGAATATTCTGACCACGGCGCGGAACCTCGGGATCACCTCGCCCCACGTCCCCGCCGACCTTTCCCTGGCCCTGGGAACGGCGAGCGTCACCCCCCTGGAAATGGCGGTGGTCTTCTCCGCCTTCGCCAACAACGGAAAGACGGTGACGCCCCTGATGATACGGGAAATCCGGTCGGGCAACGGCGATGTTCTTGAGACCCGGAGCCCTTTTTCAACCCGGGGGATCTCTCCCGAAACAGCGGTGACGGTCCGGTCCATGCTGATCGATGCCGTCCGTTCCGGGACGGGCACCAGGGCCCTGCTGAAGGACAGGGAGACCTTCGGCAAGACAGGGACCACGAACGATTACAGCGATGCCTGGTTCCTGGGCGGCGTGCCGGGACTGACGGCTGTCGTGTACGCAGGGAATGACGATCACAAACCCCTGGCCAAGAAAGGCGCCACGGGAGGAGTGATCGCCGCGCCGGTGTGGAAGGCTTTCGTGGAGGAAGCGGTGAAAGGGCGGGATCTGCCACAGCAGTTCTCCATTCCTGAAGATGCTGACGTGGAAAGCGTCAAGATCTGCCGGACCTCCGGATTCCGGGCGATCAATGGGTGCTCGGCGGTGACCATTTTTATGCGGAAGAACGCCGCCCCGCAGACGGACTGTCCCATCCACGGCGGCGACATGTACGCCAGTTCTCTGGACCCGAACGCTCCAAGGCTGATCCTTGTGCACAACGACAGCGACATCTATGCGTCGTCGGGGTTGTACACCGACGCGGGAGCGGCCCCCCCTCTTGAAACGGGACCTGTGAAGGTGAGCAAGCCGACGGGGCCATCCGAGGCGGTGGCGCCTTCGGACATGGCCTACAAGGACCCGAATCCTGCGGATTCCGTGGAGGAGAAGTACCAAAAACTGCTGAAGCAGTACGGGATTACGAACTGA
- a CDS encoding efflux RND transporter periplasmic adaptor subunit yields the protein MELSAKKIIAGLTIAAAAAAGLYLFILSGEEKGNTVPPPAAARRVKYMTIAQKESGGERIFPGRIVASQKVNLSFRVSGQIIDLPSVKGVFVEKGTLLAKLDPRDFVVQLANAKSDLGNADAQISAMKAGARKEEIAMFSAKVESARAQMNDAMTTMERVEKLYKAGGFSRAEYDKAITSYRVARSAYQSAAQEQTKARAGARPEDISAMEFTISGIEGSVKTAQNALKDTELRAPFSGVIIDRYVDNNQSVQKDQAIVSLQDIQSLEVSISVSERIVALANRENLSSISARFRALPEKRFPLIYKEASASADPQTQTYPITFSLEKPEEINVLPGMTVDVIATGLDVSIASALEIPSEAVFAEESENHFVWKIIGADELRVTAVPVKILGFRGSMAELDGALAPGDRIVTAGASFLLEDDPVTLYEGPGDSGEKR from the coding sequence GTGGAGTTATCGGCTAAAAAAATCATCGCGGGGCTCACGATTGCTGCGGCTGCCGCCGCCGGCCTGTATTTATTCATCCTGTCAGGAGAGGAAAAGGGAAATACAGTTCCCCCGCCTGCTGCGGCACGGCGGGTGAAGTACATGACCATTGCGCAAAAAGAATCAGGAGGTGAACGGATCTTTCCGGGAAGGATCGTGGCATCGCAGAAAGTGAATCTCTCCTTCCGCGTCTCCGGCCAGATAATAGACCTTCCGTCCGTCAAAGGCGTGTTCGTTGAAAAGGGGACACTCCTCGCAAAGCTCGACCCGAGGGATTTCGTGGTCCAGCTTGCAAATGCGAAAAGCGACCTGGGGAATGCCGACGCACAGATCTCGGCGATGAAAGCCGGCGCAAGAAAAGAGGAGATCGCCATGTTCTCCGCAAAGGTTGAGTCCGCCCGGGCCCAAATGAACGATGCCATGACCACCATGGAAAGGGTGGAAAAACTGTACAAGGCGGGGGGGTTCTCAAGGGCGGAATACGATAAGGCCATAACGTCCTACCGGGTTGCACGGTCAGCATACCAGAGCGCTGCCCAAGAGCAGACAAAAGCTCGTGCCGGAGCAAGGCCCGAGGATATCTCCGCCATGGAATTCACGATCAGCGGAATCGAGGGAAGTGTGAAGACAGCCCAAAACGCCCTCAAAGACACTGAACTCCGGGCACCCTTCAGCGGAGTGATCATCGACAGATACGTGGACAACAATCAGAGCGTGCAGAAAGACCAGGCCATTGTGAGTCTGCAGGACATCCAGTCCCTCGAGGTATCGATCTCAGTCTCGGAACGGATCGTGGCCCTCGCAAACAGGGAGAACCTCAGCTCCATCTCGGCCAGGTTCAGAGCACTTCCAGAAAAGCGCTTTCCGCTGATTTACAAGGAGGCATCGGCATCGGCGGATCCCCAGACACAGACATACCCGATAACGTTCTCGCTGGAAAAACCGGAAGAGATCAACGTTCTGCCCGGAATGACAGTGGACGTGATCGCGACGGGGCTGGACGTCTCGATTGCTTCAGCTCTTGAAATACCTTCGGAAGCGGTTTTTGCGGAAGAGAGCGAAAATCACTTCGTGTGGAAGATCATCGGAGCGGACGAACTCAGGGTAACCGCCGTTCCGGTGAAGATCCTGGGCTTCAGGGGAAGCATGGCTGAACTTGACGGCGCACTGGCGCCCGGTGACCGGATCGTCACGGCCGGAGCCTCCTTCCTTCTCGAAGATGACCCTGTAACCCTCTATGAAGGCCCCGGCGACAGCGGGGAAAAACGATGA
- a CDS encoding efflux RND transporter permease subunit has protein sequence MNLADFSIKKSTITWFLSFLVVIGGFWAYGRLGKLEDPAFTIKTAAISTPYPGASPREVEEEVTSLIESAAQKLGQTDKVRSLSKEGLSIVYVDIKDTYTARDLPQIWDELRRKITDVQSRLPPGAGPSMVNDDYGDVFGVYFALTGDGYTFRELEDHADFLRRELLLVPGVSNVQTAGIQQENIYLEVDRTRMDSFGISMDEIFRLLSAQNIVAGAGSARVGGEYLRIAPTGYFASLNVLRNLLLRGGSGQTLRLGDIAAIYRGYSDPPRNAMRFNGKPALGIGVSNVEGGNVITIGEAVKNRLRELLPQTPVGMEMHLIYYQADTVRASINNFVVNLLEALAIVFAILLIFMGLRSGLLIGVMLLLTILATFIAMKLTDIDLHSISLGALIIALGMLVDNAIVVADGMIVGMQQGKDASAAAREVVGQTQIPLLGATVIAVIAFAPIGLSPDNTGEFCRSLFQVVGISLMLSWILAVTVTPVAGIAMLKVPKQQKNSDPYDTPIYRAYRSFLRLCLTRRKIVLLSVLALLLASIAAFSLVDKSFFPNSTSPMFTVDFWRTRGSGVEATLEDAERMQTFLAEQPETKIVTSYAGEGALRFILTYTPGDSASNYGHLIVEAKDSEGAEALKKKLGEFVLAEMPHLDPRIRSFSKGTGGGAKVQVRFLGKDPLILRKLRDKTVAIMKSDPDSINIRDNWGERVKVIRPVLDDNVQELGLTRRDVAYALKTSYSGLQAGLFREGEKLVPIVARLPLEEWGNIESIEETQIWSSLFRRYITLSQVVSSVQVGTEDPVIYRINRMPAITVEADSGSGSAVALLDRLRDEIEALPLPRGTTMEWGGEYENSQKAQGGLMGMIPVAFMVIVVILVALFNGLRQPLIILLCLPLSIIGLSVGLLLMRKSFDFLALLGLLSLAGMLIKNAIVLIDQIDLEIRRGKTPFDAILDSGISRCRPVMMAAFTTVLGMIPLYFDVLFSAMAVTIMFGLTFGTVLTLVVVPVLYAEALKA, from the coding sequence ATGAATCTTGCCGATTTTTCCATTAAGAAAAGCACCATCACGTGGTTTCTCTCTTTTCTTGTCGTCATAGGTGGATTCTGGGCCTACGGCAGGCTTGGAAAGCTGGAAGATCCGGCATTCACCATAAAGACCGCGGCGATCAGCACTCCCTACCCCGGGGCATCGCCCCGGGAAGTGGAAGAGGAAGTAACCTCCCTCATCGAGTCTGCTGCCCAGAAGCTGGGACAGACCGACAAGGTGCGGTCTCTTTCAAAGGAAGGTCTGTCCATAGTCTACGTGGATATAAAGGATACTTATACGGCAAGGGATCTCCCCCAGATATGGGACGAACTCAGGCGCAAAATTACCGACGTGCAGTCCCGTCTCCCCCCGGGGGCAGGGCCATCGATGGTGAACGACGACTACGGAGACGTTTTCGGGGTCTACTTCGCTCTGACCGGAGACGGGTACACGTTCCGAGAACTAGAGGACCACGCAGACTTTCTCCGCAGGGAGCTTCTGCTCGTTCCCGGCGTGTCCAACGTACAGACAGCAGGAATTCAGCAGGAGAACATTTATCTCGAAGTGGACCGAACCAGGATGGATTCCTTCGGCATATCCATGGACGAGATATTCAGGCTCCTGTCCGCCCAGAACATCGTGGCCGGTGCAGGCTCGGCCCGGGTCGGCGGCGAATATCTGCGCATAGCTCCTACAGGATACTTCGCGTCCCTGAACGTGCTGCGGAATCTCCTTCTGCGCGGAGGGTCGGGACAGACCCTTCGCCTCGGGGACATAGCAGCCATTTACAGGGGGTACAGTGATCCCCCAAGGAACGCGATGCGCTTCAACGGGAAACCTGCCCTCGGAATCGGCGTATCGAATGTGGAAGGCGGCAACGTCATAACCATAGGCGAGGCCGTGAAAAATCGCCTGCGGGAACTTCTGCCCCAAACCCCCGTGGGAATGGAGATGCACCTCATCTACTACCAGGCTGACACCGTGAGAGCTTCAATTAACAATTTCGTCGTCAACCTTCTCGAAGCCCTGGCCATCGTGTTTGCCATTCTCCTTATCTTCATGGGACTGAGGAGCGGCCTTCTCATCGGCGTCATGCTCCTTCTCACCATCCTTGCCACATTCATCGCCATGAAACTCACCGACATCGACCTTCACAGCATCTCCCTGGGAGCGCTCATCATAGCCCTCGGCATGCTGGTCGACAATGCAATCGTCGTCGCTGACGGCATGATTGTTGGGATGCAGCAGGGGAAAGACGCTTCCGCCGCAGCCAGGGAAGTGGTGGGACAGACGCAGATACCCCTTCTCGGAGCCACCGTCATCGCCGTCATCGCATTCGCACCCATAGGGTTATCCCCTGATAACACGGGAGAGTTCTGCAGGAGCCTTTTCCAGGTAGTGGGCATATCTCTGATGCTCAGCTGGATCCTGGCGGTCACCGTAACCCCCGTTGCAGGAATCGCCATGCTGAAAGTGCCGAAACAGCAGAAAAACAGCGATCCTTACGATACCCCAATATACCGGGCATACAGGAGTTTTCTCCGGCTCTGTCTCACACGGAGGAAGATCGTCCTTCTCTCGGTGCTTGCCCTGCTTCTCGCGTCCATTGCGGCATTCAGCCTGGTTGACAAGTCGTTTTTTCCCAATTCCACAAGCCCCATGTTCACCGTCGACTTCTGGAGAACAAGAGGATCAGGAGTAGAAGCCACCCTTGAAGATGCCGAACGCATGCAGACCTTCCTCGCAGAGCAGCCGGAAACAAAAATCGTCACCTCATACGCGGGCGAAGGGGCGCTTCGCTTTATCCTCACCTACACGCCGGGAGATTCCGCTTCCAACTACGGTCATCTCATCGTGGAGGCTAAGGACTCGGAGGGAGCCGAAGCACTGAAGAAAAAACTCGGGGAGTTCGTCCTTGCTGAAATGCCCCATCTCGACCCTAGAATCCGCTCCTTCAGCAAAGGAACCGGAGGCGGCGCAAAGGTACAGGTACGTTTCCTCGGGAAAGACCCTCTGATTCTCCGGAAACTCCGGGACAAAACCGTCGCAATCATGAAATCGGACCCCGACAGCATCAACATCCGAGACAACTGGGGAGAGAGGGTGAAGGTCATTCGTCCCGTTCTTGACGACAACGTCCAGGAACTCGGGCTGACCAGGAGAGACGTGGCCTATGCGCTGAAAACATCGTATTCGGGGCTTCAGGCAGGCCTTTTCCGTGAGGGCGAAAAACTCGTCCCCATAGTCGCCCGCCTTCCCCTCGAGGAATGGGGAAACATCGAGTCCATAGAAGAAACCCAGATATGGAGTTCCCTTTTTCGGAGATACATTACCCTTTCCCAGGTAGTATCGTCAGTACAGGTCGGAACTGAAGATCCGGTAATTTACCGCATAAACCGCATGCCGGCAATAACCGTCGAGGCGGACAGCGGTTCCGGGTCGGCGGTAGCCCTACTCGATCGACTGAGGGATGAAATCGAGGCCCTTCCCCTGCCCCGGGGGACAACCATGGAGTGGGGCGGAGAATATGAAAATTCCCAAAAAGCCCAGGGAGGCCTCATGGGGATGATCCCCGTGGCCTTCATGGTCATCGTGGTCATCCTGGTAGCCCTGTTCAACGGCCTTCGCCAGCCGCTGATCATACTTCTCTGCCTCCCCCTTTCCATTATAGGGCTCTCCGTGGGGCTTCTCCTCATGAGAAAATCCTTCGATTTCCTCGCACTCCTGGGCCTCCTGAGCCTCGCCGGAATGCTCATAAAAAACGCCATTGTACTCATCGACCAGATAGACCTGGAAATACGGCGGGGGAAAACTCCTTTCGACGCTATCCTGGATTCCGGCATAAGCAGGTGCAGACCCGTAATGATGGCTGCCTTCACCACCGTCCTCGGGATGATCCCCCTCTACTTCGACGTCCTCTTCTCCGCCATGGCGGTGACCATAATGTTCGGCCTCACTTTTGGGACTGTACTCACCCTGGTCGTGGTGCCTGTGCTGTACGCGGAAGCACTGAAAGCTTAA